A single Haloglycomyces albus DSM 45210 DNA region contains:
- a CDS encoding PucR family transcriptional regulator, producing the protein MDLAATIHNIERSSSALSTQSVAQMHERLSWFRDLPEQQRTMVTVVAEAGVNQFLQWLRSEGQDLGSSDEVFEAAPVRLARAISLQQTVALIQIVIDVVEEQVPQLAAEGEEAALQDAVLRFSREIAFAAARVYARAAETRGAWDARLQAMLVDALLRGDAGDDLMGRAAALGWSETKSVTVVVGNSPGGEASLVLHSVQRAARRHGLDVLAGVHGRRLIVLLGNADNPTVVVDEVLGLFGDGPVVIGPTANGLSEATESASAAVTGHRAAVAWPEAPRPVHANELLPERAIASDDNARRQLRDGVYLKLKRSGGELLETMDAFVSSGGVLEGASRELYVHPNTVRYRLKRIEEVTGFNPSKPHDNFALRVGLAIGRLGTNQTPGASSS; encoded by the coding sequence ATGGACTTGGCGGCAACAATTCACAATATTGAGCGCTCTTCCTCGGCACTCTCCACTCAATCGGTCGCGCAGATGCACGAACGTCTGTCGTGGTTCCGCGATCTTCCCGAACAACAACGCACCATGGTGACGGTGGTGGCCGAGGCAGGGGTCAACCAGTTTTTGCAGTGGTTGCGCTCTGAGGGCCAAGACCTCGGCTCGTCTGACGAAGTCTTCGAAGCGGCTCCGGTACGGCTGGCGCGGGCCATTAGTCTGCAGCAGACCGTGGCGCTCATCCAGATTGTCATCGACGTCGTCGAAGAGCAGGTACCTCAATTGGCCGCCGAGGGCGAGGAGGCCGCTCTACAGGACGCCGTTCTGCGCTTCTCCCGAGAAATCGCCTTTGCCGCCGCCCGTGTCTACGCGCGCGCCGCCGAAACACGCGGTGCGTGGGACGCTCGACTGCAGGCGATGTTGGTCGACGCCCTCCTGCGCGGCGATGCCGGGGACGACCTCATGGGTCGCGCCGCCGCCTTGGGATGGTCGGAGACGAAGTCGGTCACCGTCGTCGTCGGTAATTCGCCTGGAGGCGAGGCTTCGCTCGTACTACACTCGGTGCAGCGTGCCGCTCGTCGGCACGGGCTCGACGTACTCGCCGGTGTACACGGCCGTCGCCTCATCGTTCTCCTCGGTAACGCCGACAACCCGACCGTCGTCGTCGACGAGGTCCTGGGGCTGTTCGGTGACGGACCGGTGGTCATCGGACCCACCGCCAACGGTTTGAGCGAGGCCACCGAGTCCGCTTCCGCAGCGGTAACCGGACATCGGGCCGCCGTGGCGTGGCCGGAGGCGCCGCGTCCGGTGCACGCCAACGAGCTGCTCCCCGAGCGAGCCATCGCGAGTGACGACAATGCGCGACGTCAGCTGCGCGACGGGGTGTATCTCAAACTGAAGCGCTCCGGGGGCGAACTGTTGGAAACCATGGACGCCTTCGTGTCGAGCGGAGGTGTGCTCGAGGGGGCGTCCCGGGAGTTGTACGTCCACCCCAATACCGTCCGGTACCGTCTGAAGCGCATCGAAGAGGTCACCGGATTCAACCCTTCCAAGCCGCACGATAACTTTGCCCTGCGTGTGGGATTGGCCATAGGGCGTCTGGGAACGAACCAGACACCCGGTGCTAGCAGCAGTTAA
- the trxA gene encoding thioredoxin: MATVELTKENFEEIITTKDMVLVDWWAEWCGPCKQFAPVYEKSSEDHEDIVFGKIDTEAQQELASAADIQSIPTLMAFREGILLYSNPGAIPSEALEDLIGQMKALDMDDVRKQIADQEEEE, encoded by the coding sequence ATGGCAACCGTTGAATTGACCAAAGAGAACTTTGAAGAGATCATCACGACCAAGGACATGGTGTTGGTTGACTGGTGGGCCGAATGGTGTGGTCCGTGCAAACAGTTCGCACCGGTTTATGAGAAATCGAGTGAGGACCACGAGGATATTGTCTTCGGGAAAATCGACACCGAAGCGCAGCAGGAGCTCGCCTCCGCCGCCGACATTCAGTCCATCCCGACCTTGATGGCGTTCCGGGAAGGCATCCTGCTGTATTCCAACCCGGGCGCGATTCCCTCTGAAGCTTTGGAAGATCTGATTGGGCAGATGAAGGCACTCGACATGGACGACGTTCGCAAGCAGATTGCCGACCAAGAAGAAGAGGAGTAG